The Candidatus Polarisedimenticolia bacterium genome window below encodes:
- a CDS encoding metallophosphoesterase family protein: protein MRYLILSDLHSNLEATQAAMAHALELGYDRALVLGDIVGYGADPNPVIDRLRALPGLVAIRGNHDKVAAGLEDGEDFNDAARQAAHWTRRALTPANLAFLKALPRGPLEFAPGRYLCHGTPLDEDGYLLEEDEAQRCFERLDFEVCFFGHSHYPGAFVLDGLRALRRTAGGGAVIGLEPGRRYLVNPGSVGQPRDRDTRCGFGIYDEARREVTFHRDEYPAALAREKILAAGLPRWLGDRLLVGA from the coding sequence ATGCGCTACCTGATCCTGTCCGATCTGCACAGCAACCTGGAGGCGACGCAGGCGGCCATGGCCCACGCCCTGGAGCTGGGATACGACCGCGCGCTGGTCCTGGGAGACATCGTGGGATACGGGGCCGACCCGAATCCCGTGATCGATCGGCTGCGCGCGCTGCCGGGGCTGGTGGCGATCCGGGGCAACCACGACAAGGTGGCCGCCGGGCTCGAGGACGGGGAGGATTTCAACGACGCGGCGCGCCAGGCGGCGCACTGGACCCGGCGGGCGCTGACTCCCGCGAACCTCGCCTTCCTGAAGGCGCTCCCGCGCGGCCCCCTGGAGTTCGCGCCCGGGCGTTACCTGTGCCACGGCACGCCTCTGGACGAGGACGGGTACCTCCTGGAGGAAGACGAGGCCCAGCGCTGCTTCGAGCGCCTGGACTTCGAGGTCTGCTTCTTCGGGCACAGCCATTACCCGGGGGCCTTCGTCCTGGACGGGCTCCGCGCCCTGAGGCGAACGGCGGGTGGCGGCGCGGTCATCGGACTCGAGCCGGGACGGCGCTATCTCGTGAATCCGGGCTCGGTGGGGCAGCCGCGGGATCGCGACACCCGATGCGGCTTCGGCATCTACGACGAGGCGCGGCGTGAGGTGACCTTTCACAGGGACGAGTATCCGGCGGCCCTGGCTCGCGAGAAGATCCTGGCCGCCGGCTTGCCTCGCTGGCTGGGGGATCGCCTCCTCGTCGGGGCGTAA
- a CDS encoding shikimate kinase, whose translation MGEHPGTVFLVGFMGAGKTTVGRILARLLGWDFVDLDEIIVKAEGRGIPAIFAQEGEAYFRRLERGVLASLRGRTRLVVACGGGTYANDESRLLIDRMGRAVWVQVPLHQALARCPPGDERPLLQDESQAEALYRRRLPTYRAAGLHVDADGLTAEEVAERIAGML comes from the coding sequence ATGGGTGAGCATCCGGGCACCGTGTTTCTGGTGGGTTTCATGGGTGCCGGAAAGACCACCGTCGGCAGGATCCTGGCGCGCCTCCTGGGATGGGACTTCGTGGATCTCGATGAGATCATCGTGAAGGCCGAAGGACGCGGCATCCCCGCCATCTTCGCCCAGGAGGGGGAGGCCTACTTCCGCCGCCTCGAGCGGGGGGTCCTGGCGTCCCTGCGGGGACGGACCCGCCTGGTGGTGGCCTGCGGCGGCGGGACCTATGCGAACGACGAGAGCCGGCTCCTGATCGACCGCATGGGTCGCGCCGTCTGGGTTCAGGTGCCCCTCCACCAGGCGCTCGCCCGCTGCCCCCCGGGAGATGAGCGCCCCCTCCTGCAGGACGAGTCCCAGGCGGAGGCGCTCTACCGGAGGCGGCTCCCGACCTACCGCGCCGCCGGACTGCACGTCGACGCCGACGGCCTGACCGCCGAGGAAGTCGCCGAGCGGATCGCCGGGATGCTCTGA
- the pilB gene encoding type IV-A pilus assembly ATPase PilB has product MAVKLGEMLIKAGLLTPQKLQEALEYQKTNGGKLGLNLVKLGLVKEEDITRVLSQQYGVPAINLSKIEVDDSVVKLIPSEVAQKYLIMPVSRTGATLTIAMVDPTNVFAMDDIKFMTGYNVEPVVASEVAIKEGIDRYYGSIHALELKKVMDDLAHEETADQNLELLDDEQEVDLQKLEAATEEAPVVRLVNLILTDSIKRGASDIHIEPYEKDFRVRFRIDGVLYEIMQPPMKLRDAITSRLKIMAKLDISEKRLPQDGRIKIKMKLQGKNREMDYRVSVLPTLFGEKIVLRLLDKENLMLDMTRLGFEQESLNKFEKAIFKPYGMVLVTGPTGSGKTNTLYSSISKVNTPETNIITAEDPVEFNLHGINQVQMKEQIGLNFAAALRSFLRQDPNIILVGEIRDFETAEIAVKAALTGHLVLSTLHTNDAPSTINRLMNMGIEPYLVATSVHLICAQRLVRRLCKDCKEEVGMPPQALMDIGYAPEVAPKVKLYKGKGCGTCNSTGYKGRVGLYEVMEISDSIREMILTGASSVELKNKAIEEGMITLRGSGLRKIQAALTTVEEVVRETVL; this is encoded by the coding sequence ATGGCCGTCAAGCTGGGCGAGATGCTGATCAAGGCGGGGCTCCTGACGCCGCAGAAGCTGCAGGAGGCGCTCGAGTACCAGAAGACGAACGGCGGCAAGCTCGGACTGAACCTGGTCAAGCTCGGCCTCGTCAAGGAAGAGGACATCACCCGCGTCCTGTCCCAGCAGTACGGGGTCCCCGCAATCAATCTGTCCAAAATCGAGGTCGACGACTCGGTCGTGAAGCTGATCCCGAGCGAGGTCGCGCAGAAATACCTGATCATGCCGGTCAGCCGGACCGGAGCGACGCTCACCATCGCCATGGTGGACCCGACGAACGTGTTCGCCATGGACGACATCAAGTTCATGACCGGCTACAACGTCGAGCCGGTCGTCGCGTCCGAAGTCGCCATCAAGGAGGGGATCGACCGCTACTACGGCTCGATCCACGCCCTCGAGCTCAAGAAGGTGATGGACGACCTGGCCCACGAGGAAACCGCCGACCAGAACCTGGAGCTGCTCGATGACGAGCAGGAGGTCGACCTCCAAAAGCTGGAGGCGGCGACGGAGGAGGCCCCGGTCGTCCGGCTGGTGAACCTGATCCTGACCGACTCCATCAAGCGCGGCGCCTCCGACATCCACATCGAGCCGTACGAGAAGGACTTCCGCGTGCGCTTCCGCATCGACGGCGTGCTCTACGAGATCATGCAGCCCCCGATGAAACTGCGCGACGCCATCACGTCCCGGTTGAAGATCATGGCGAAACTCGACATCTCCGAGAAGCGACTGCCGCAGGACGGCCGCATCAAGATCAAGATGAAGCTGCAGGGAAAGAACCGGGAGATGGACTACCGCGTCTCGGTCCTCCCGACGCTGTTCGGGGAAAAGATCGTCCTGCGGCTCCTGGACAAGGAAAACCTCATGCTGGACATGACCCGGCTGGGGTTCGAGCAGGAATCGCTCAACAAGTTCGAAAAGGCCATCTTCAAACCGTACGGCATGGTGCTGGTCACCGGCCCGACTGGATCGGGCAAGACCAACACCCTCTATTCCTCCATCAGCAAGGTGAACACCCCCGAGACGAACATCATCACGGCGGAGGACCCGGTCGAGTTCAACCTGCACGGCATCAACCAGGTGCAGATGAAGGAGCAGATCGGGCTCAATTTCGCCGCGGCGCTGCGTTCCTTCCTCCGCCAGGACCCCAACATCATCCTGGTCGGAGAGATCCGCGACTTCGAAACGGCGGAAATCGCCGTGAAGGCCGCCCTGACGGGGCACCTCGTGCTGTCGACCCTGCACACCAACGACGCACCCTCCACCATCAACCGGCTCATGAACATGGGGATCGAGCCGTACCTGGTGGCCACCTCGGTGCATCTCATCTGCGCGCAGCGCCTGGTCCGACGGCTGTGCAAGGACTGCAAGGAGGAGGTCGGCATGCCGCCCCAGGCGCTCATGGACATCGGGTACGCGCCCGAGGTCGCCCCCAAGGTGAAGCTCTACAAGGGGAAGGGGTGCGGCACGTGCAACAGCACCGGCTACAAGGGCCGCGTGGGCCTGTACGAGGTGATGGAGATTTCCGATTCGATCCGCGAAATGATTCTGACGGGCGCCTCGTCCGTCGAGCTGAAGAACAAGGCCATTGAAGAAGGGATGATCACGCTCCGCGGCTCGGGGCTGCGCAAGATCCAGGCGGCGCTCACGACCGTGGAAGAGGTCGTGCGCGAGACGGTTCTCTAA
- a CDS encoding ATP-binding protein codes for MELQQRELRRQLDWLMTFRVVIITTLMASTFVIELLYRPLLSLQPFYLLAVVTYAMTIAYAVLSRTLRAVRPQVYVQLIGDLWVVSGFVYLTGGAGSPFSFLYLLTIIIGSLLLVRRGGFLVAACSWLMYASMVLLIQHGWLRRLPTDAGDGEEAMVRLLYSLVSHLVSFFAVAYLASYLTENLRRTGHELEMRREDLAQLRDYNDHIIESMNSGLLTTDWEGTITFANRGAAEITGRGAADLVRRNILQVLGQPPEFLQRVRIALEQKRRFRVELDYDDTRSRRLFLGFTVSTLREGTGVPLGLIFIFQDLTEIRALEDEVALKKRMAALGEMAAGVAHELRNPLASISGSVQVLKRDLKPQGETGELMDIVIKESKRLDQIIRDFLLFAKPGRFHAETADLVGVLRETLSLLENSEEMRPHHRVETRFRPPSIHLAFDVNRMKQVFWNLAKNALRAMPEGGVLTVSALDLGDGQVTVSFADTGIGMSEDDVASNFQPFHGSFPSGTGLGLAIVYRIIEEHGGKIRVKSRKGAGAEVVLHMPRAASAVAAPEERQWTAS; via the coding sequence ATGGAACTGCAGCAGCGGGAGCTTCGCAGGCAGCTCGACTGGCTCATGACCTTCCGGGTCGTGATCATCACGACCCTGATGGCCTCGACCTTCGTCATCGAGCTGCTGTACCGGCCGCTCCTGTCGCTGCAGCCGTTCTACCTGCTGGCGGTCGTCACCTATGCGATGACGATCGCCTACGCCGTCCTGTCGCGCACGCTGCGCGCGGTGCGGCCCCAGGTGTACGTCCAGCTGATCGGGGACCTGTGGGTCGTGTCGGGGTTCGTCTACCTGACCGGCGGGGCGGGGAGCCCGTTCTCCTTCCTGTACCTCCTGACGATCATCATCGGCAGCCTGCTCCTGGTCCGTCGGGGCGGGTTCCTGGTGGCGGCGTGCTCGTGGCTGATGTACGCCTCGATGGTCCTCCTCATCCAGCACGGCTGGCTCCGGCGGCTCCCGACGGACGCCGGAGACGGCGAGGAGGCCATGGTGCGCCTCCTGTATTCCCTGGTGTCGCACCTGGTCTCGTTCTTCGCCGTGGCCTACCTGGCGTCGTACCTGACGGAGAACCTGCGCCGCACCGGCCACGAGCTGGAGATGCGACGGGAAGACCTGGCGCAGCTGCGCGATTACAACGACCACATCATCGAAAGCATGAACTCCGGGCTCCTGACGACCGACTGGGAGGGAACGATCACCTTCGCCAACCGCGGCGCGGCGGAGATCACCGGACGGGGGGCCGCGGACCTTGTCCGTCGCAACATTCTGCAGGTCCTGGGCCAGCCACCCGAGTTCCTGCAGCGGGTGCGCATAGCCCTGGAGCAGAAGCGGCGATTCCGCGTGGAGCTCGACTACGACGACACGCGCAGCCGCCGGCTGTTCCTGGGATTCACCGTCTCGACGCTGCGGGAGGGGACCGGCGTTCCTCTCGGATTGATCTTCATCTTCCAGGACCTCACCGAGATCCGCGCGCTGGAGGATGAGGTGGCGCTGAAGAAGCGCATGGCGGCGCTCGGAGAGATGGCGGCGGGCGTGGCGCACGAGCTCCGGAATCCCCTCGCCTCGATCAGCGGCTCGGTGCAGGTCCTGAAGCGCGATCTGAAGCCGCAGGGCGAGACCGGAGAGCTGATGGACATCGTGATCAAGGAATCCAAGCGACTGGACCAGATCATCCGGGACTTCCTGCTGTTCGCCAAGCCGGGACGCTTCCACGCCGAGACCGCCGACCTGGTGGGCGTGCTGCGTGAGACGCTGAGCCTCCTGGAGAACAGCGAGGAGATGAGGCCGCACCACAGGGTGGAGACCCGGTTCCGTCCCCCGTCCATCCACCTCGCCTTCGACGTGAACCGCATGAAGCAGGTGTTCTGGAACCTGGCCAAGAACGCGCTCCGCGCCATGCCCGAGGGCGGGGTCCTGACGGTGAGCGCCCTCGATCTGGGGGACGGCCAGGTGACGGTCAGCTTCGCCGACACCGGGATCGGCATGTCGGAGGACGATGTCGCCAGCAACTTCCAGCCGTTCCACGGCTCGTTCCCGAGCGGCACCGGCCTGGGCCTGGCGATCGTCTACCGCATCATCGAGGAGCACGGCGGGAAGATCCGGGTGAAGAGCCGCAAGGGGGCGGGGGCCGAGGTCGTGCTGCACATGCCGCGCGCCGCATCGGCGGTCGCCGCCCCGGAGGAGAGACAGTGGACCGCGTCCTGA
- a CDS encoding type II secretion system F family protein, producing MPNYTWKGKNRMGKMQEGTVAAENKEAVIALLRRQQVMVSAVTEKGKEIAVPKFGGGVSQKEIAIFVRQFSVMIDAGLPLVQCLEILGSQQKNRTFQKVLFQVRQDVESGSTLSDSLRKHPKTFNDLFCNMIAAGESGGILDTILQRLAAYIEKAVKLKAAVRSAMIYPVAVITIAVGVVVIILWKVIPTFAMLFQGLGATLPLPTRITIAVSNFLGRYMPIIVLALGAAGYFLNRYYKTYKGRRQIDAFILKMPVLGELMRKIAVARFCRTLGTLIQSGVPILEGLEITARTSGNSIVEDAIMATRKSIEEGKTISGPLEETGVFPSMVVQMISVGEQTGALDAMLSKIADFYEDEVDEAVENLMALLEPVMILFLGIMIGGIVISMYMPMFSLLGKIS from the coding sequence ATGCCGAACTACACCTGGAAGGGCAAGAACCGGATGGGGAAGATGCAGGAGGGGACCGTCGCCGCCGAGAACAAGGAGGCGGTCATCGCCCTGCTGCGCCGCCAGCAGGTCATGGTGTCGGCGGTCACCGAGAAGGGGAAGGAGATCGCCGTCCCCAAGTTCGGCGGCGGAGTCAGCCAGAAGGAGATCGCCATCTTCGTCCGCCAGTTCTCGGTCATGATCGACGCCGGCCTGCCGCTGGTGCAATGCCTCGAGATCCTCGGCTCGCAGCAGAAGAACCGCACGTTCCAGAAGGTCCTGTTCCAGGTGCGCCAGGACGTGGAGTCCGGCTCGACCCTGTCCGACTCGCTGCGCAAGCACCCGAAGACCTTCAATGACCTGTTCTGCAACATGATCGCGGCCGGCGAGTCGGGCGGTATTCTCGATACGATTTTGCAGCGATTGGCGGCCTACATCGAGAAGGCGGTCAAGCTGAAGGCCGCGGTGCGCTCGGCGATGATCTACCCGGTGGCGGTCATCACGATCGCCGTCGGCGTCGTGGTGATCATCCTGTGGAAGGTCATCCCGACCTTCGCCATGCTGTTCCAGGGGCTGGGCGCCACGCTGCCCCTCCCGACGCGGATCACGATCGCCGTCAGCAACTTCCTCGGCCGCTACATGCCGATCATCGTCCTGGCGCTGGGCGCCGCGGGCTACTTCCTGAACCGCTACTACAAGACTTACAAGGGGCGCCGCCAGATCGACGCCTTCATCCTCAAGATGCCGGTGCTCGGCGAGCTCATGCGCAAGATCGCCGTGGCGCGGTTCTGCCGCACCCTCGGCACCCTGATCCAGTCCGGCGTGCCGATTCTCGAAGGACTCGAGATCACCGCCCGCACCTCGGGCAACTCCATCGTCGAGGACGCCATCATGGCGACCCGCAAGAGCATCGAGGAGGGGAAGACGATCTCGGGGCCGCTGGAGGAGACCGGCGTCTTCCCGTCGATGGTCGTCCAGATGATCAGCGTCGGAGAGCAGACCGGCGCCCTCGACGCCATGCTTTCGAAGATCGCCGACTTCTACGAGGACGAGGTGGATGAGGCCGTCGAAAACCTGATGGCGCTCCTCGAGCCGGTGATGATCCTGTTCCTCGGGATCATGATCGGCGGCATCGTCATCTCCATGTACATGCCGATGTTCAGCCTGCTCGGCAAGATCTCCTAG
- a CDS encoding galactosyldiacylglycerol synthase, translated as MINLFDNDTDADLGAISDEQLEFLIEELVEESLDEYTYSINPAAIGALEAHGGDPALISLLRRALGTRSSMELRYEPD; from the coding sequence ATGATCAACCTGTTCGACAACGACACGGACGCCGATCTCGGCGCCATCAGCGACGAGCAGCTCGAGTTCCTGATCGAGGAGCTGGTCGAGGAGAGTCTCGACGAGTACACCTACAGCATCAACCCGGCCGCTATCGGGGCCCTCGAGGCACATGGGGGGGACCCGGCCCTCATCTCCCTGCTGCGGCGCGCCCTCGGAACTCGCTCCTCGATGGAATTGCGCTACGAGCCTGACTGA
- a CDS encoding type IV pilus twitching motility protein PilT: MAVTLHQLLKTLVEQGGTDLHVTTNSPPQIRVDGKLVPLQLPPLTAPETKALAYSVLTDNQKHRFEENLELDFSFGVRGLARFRANIFSQRGAVAAAFRTIPWEVKNFQDLGLPEVVSGLCDKPRGLILVTGPTGSGKSTTLAAMIDKINNEDKGHIVTIEDPVEYLHGHKSCIVNQRELFADTHSFSNALKSVLRQDPDVVLIGEMRDLETIEAALRIAETGHLTFGTLHTNSAAQTINRIIDVFPAHQQSQIRAQLSFVIEGIMCQSLLPKASGKGRCLAMEILVPNSAIRNLIREDKIHQIYSMMQTGQAQFGMQTFNQSLASLYFKKQISLTTALSHSSNPDELQEMINRGAGLISQPTAVSQAAARAATRK; this comes from the coding sequence ATGGCGGTGACGCTGCACCAATTGCTGAAAACGCTGGTCGAGCAGGGAGGCACCGACCTGCACGTCACGACCAACTCGCCTCCTCAAATCCGCGTGGACGGCAAGCTGGTGCCCCTGCAGCTCCCGCCGCTCACGGCCCCCGAAACCAAGGCGCTGGCGTACAGCGTGCTCACCGACAACCAGAAGCACCGGTTCGAGGAGAACCTGGAGCTGGACTTCTCGTTCGGCGTGCGGGGCTTGGCGCGGTTCCGCGCCAACATCTTCAGCCAGCGCGGAGCGGTCGCGGCCGCCTTCCGGACGATCCCCTGGGAGGTGAAGAACTTCCAGGACCTGGGGCTGCCGGAGGTGGTGTCCGGGCTGTGCGACAAGCCGCGCGGCCTCATCCTGGTGACCGGGCCGACCGGCTCGGGCAAGTCGACGACGCTGGCGGCGATGATCGACAAGATCAACAACGAGGACAAGGGGCACATCGTCACCATCGAGGACCCGGTCGAGTACCTGCACGGCCACAAGAGCTGCATCGTCAACCAGCGCGAGCTGTTCGCGGACACCCACTCCTTCAGCAACGCCTTGAAGTCGGTCCTGCGGCAGGACCCGGACGTGGTGCTCATCGGCGAAATGCGCGACCTCGAGACGATCGAGGCCGCGCTGCGCATCGCGGAAACGGGGCACCTGACGTTCGGCACCCTGCACACGAACTCGGCCGCGCAGACGATCAACCGCATCATCGACGTGTTCCCGGCGCACCAGCAGTCGCAGATCCGCGCCCAGCTGTCGTTCGTGATCGAGGGGATCATGTGCCAGTCGCTCCTGCCCAAGGCCTCGGGCAAGGGGCGCTGCCTGGCGATGGAGATCCTGGTGCCCAACTCGGCCATCCGGAACCTGATCCGCGAGGACAAGATTCACCAGATCTACTCGATGATGCAGACGGGGCAGGCCCAGTTCGGGATGCAGACCTTCAACCAGTCCCTGGCCAGCCTCTACTTCAAGAAACAGATCAGCCTGACGACGGCGCTGTCGCACAGCAGCAACCCGGACGAACTGCAGGAAATGATCAATCGCGGAGCGGGGCTCATCAGCCAGCCGACCGCGGTGAGCCAGGCGGCCGCGCGCGCCGCCACGCGCAAGTAA
- the accC gene encoding acetyl-CoA carboxylase biotin carboxylase subunit, with protein MFKKILIANRGEIALRIIWACRELGIQTVAVYSTADADSLHVKFADEDICIGPPRNADSYLNIGAVIAAAEITDADAIHPGYGFLAESAHFAEVCEACHIRFIGPGPNVIRLMGDKAKARETMTAAGVPIIPGSRGTIADEQEALPLAAKIGYPVIVKAAAGGGGRGMRLVGSPEELAAAMSAARTEAKAAFGVPDVYLEKYLKSPRHIEFQILGDSFGNIVTLGERECSIQRRHQKIVEEAPSTVLTPKLRRRMSDAALKVARTVGYQNAGTVEFLLDEEGRFYFIEMNTRIQVEHPVTEMVTGIDLIKEQIKIAAGESLSFRQEDIQTTGHSIECRINAEDPETFAPSPGKITTFHLPGGPGVRVDTAAHPECAISPFYDSMIGKLITRGNNRMEAISRMRRSLEVMVVEGIRTNIPLHRRIMDDQDFIRGNLNTGFLDRLLERKEEAAVAS; from the coding sequence ATGTTCAAGAAGATCCTGATCGCGAATCGCGGCGAGATCGCCCTTCGCATCATCTGGGCCTGCCGGGAGCTGGGCATCCAGACGGTGGCGGTCTACTCCACCGCGGACGCCGACTCGCTGCACGTCAAGTTCGCGGACGAGGACATCTGCATCGGACCGCCGCGCAATGCCGACTCCTACCTCAACATCGGCGCGGTGATCGCGGCCGCGGAGATCACCGACGCGGACGCCATCCATCCCGGGTACGGCTTCCTGGCCGAGTCGGCCCACTTCGCCGAGGTGTGCGAGGCCTGCCATATCCGGTTCATCGGCCCGGGACCCAACGTGATCCGGCTGATGGGAGACAAGGCGAAGGCGCGCGAGACCATGACGGCGGCGGGCGTGCCGATCATTCCGGGGAGCCGGGGGACGATCGCGGACGAGCAGGAGGCGTTGCCGCTGGCCGCCAAGATCGGCTACCCCGTGATCGTCAAGGCCGCCGCCGGCGGGGGAGGCAGGGGGATGCGGCTGGTCGGCTCTCCCGAGGAGCTCGCCGCAGCGATGTCCGCCGCGCGCACCGAGGCCAAGGCGGCCTTCGGCGTCCCCGATGTGTATCTGGAGAAATACCTCAAGTCGCCGCGCCACATCGAGTTTCAGATCCTGGGCGATTCGTTCGGGAACATCGTGACCCTGGGAGAGCGCGAATGCTCGATCCAGAGGCGTCACCAGAAAATCGTCGAGGAGGCGCCCTCGACGGTCCTGACCCCCAAGCTCCGCCGCCGCATGTCGGACGCGGCGCTCAAGGTGGCGCGCACGGTCGGCTACCAGAACGCCGGCACGGTGGAATTCCTGCTCGACGAGGAGGGACGCTTCTACTTCATCGAGATGAACACGCGCATCCAGGTCGAGCACCCGGTCACCGAAATGGTGACCGGCATCGACCTGATCAAGGAGCAGATCAAGATCGCGGCGGGCGAATCGCTCTCCTTCCGGCAGGAGGACATCCAGACGACCGGGCACTCGATCGAATGCCGGATCAACGCGGAAGATCCCGAAACGTTCGCCCCGTCGCCCGGGAAGATCACCACCTTCCACCTCCCCGGCGGTCCCGGAGTGCGGGTCGACACGGCGGCGCATCCCGAGTGCGCCATCTCCCCCTTCTACGACTCGATGATCGGCAAGCTGATCACCCGCGGCAACAATCGCATGGAAGCGATCTCCCGGATGCGCCGCTCGCTCGAGGTCATGGTGGTGGAAGGCATCCGGACGAACATTCCGCTGCACCGGCGCATCATGGACGACCAGGACTTCATCCGCGGCAATCTGAACACGGGCTTCCTCGACCGGCTCCTGGAGCGCAAGGAGGAAGCCGCCGTCGCCTCCTGA
- the accB gene encoding acetyl-CoA carboxylase biotin carboxyl carrier protein, with protein sequence MGGGALDSEIRELMEYIEASSFVEFELEREGFKIKLVKRSPLTNGAAPSVSPAAQVAAATAVTQAAEAPVPRPAVVDAPDLHVVKSPIVGTFYRAGSPTARSFVEIGDRVKKGQVLCIIEAMKLMNEIESDCDGEILEALVANGQPVEYGEPLFKIRKGAPA encoded by the coding sequence ATGGGCGGAGGAGCATTGGACAGCGAAATCCGGGAGCTGATGGAGTATATCGAGGCCAGCAGCTTCGTCGAGTTCGAGCTCGAGCGCGAGGGTTTCAAGATCAAGCTGGTGAAGCGGTCGCCCCTCACCAACGGCGCGGCCCCGTCGGTCTCCCCGGCCGCGCAGGTGGCCGCGGCCACGGCGGTGACCCAGGCCGCCGAGGCGCCCGTCCCGCGCCCGGCCGTGGTCGATGCCCCCGACCTCCACGTGGTGAAGTCTCCCATCGTCGGGACGTTCTACCGGGCGGGGTCGCCCACCGCCCGATCGTTCGTCGAGATCGGGGACCGGGTGAAGAAGGGCCAGGTCCTGTGCATCATCGAGGCGATGAAGCTGATGAACGAAATCGAGTCGGACTGCGACGGCGAGATCCTCGAGGCGCTCGTGGCGAACGGCCAGCCCGTCGAGTACGGAGAGCCGCTGTTCAAGATTCGCAAGGGCGCCCCGGCATGA
- a CDS encoding tetratricopeptide repeat protein, with protein MARPGSERHSSIESLKERIARDPLSRAFLQLAEEYRKEGRYQEAVRVCLEGLERHPTYHTARISLGRTLMEAGNLVDAKRAFSEVLDLQPENHLAGKLLADVQKKTSDRAGAAETYRTILRYYPGDREVQVLLAEMLGGPIADTAQPARVGPAAVPPAPPRAAPAPAAAVPAASGPSAPAVRAPAPPAPATPRPADPAVDFQAGDLDGAGLLAGGLTEGPSGPWGTPPAGRADAPDSPGDGDDALHTNTLAELYLRQGLVDKAVEVYRSMLRVDPDNLKAARRLADLESAGAAPAVSAGLRTAPAIERPEPVAASRTSPDPPATAPTGPVAKTKDHRIDRLERWLETMRSGTAREANSR; from the coding sequence ATGGCCCGACCCGGATCCGAGCGCCATTCCTCGATCGAGTCCCTGAAGGAGAGGATCGCCCGCGATCCCCTCTCGCGGGCATTCCTGCAGCTCGCGGAGGAGTATCGCAAGGAGGGGCGCTACCAGGAGGCGGTCCGGGTCTGCCTGGAGGGGCTGGAACGGCACCCGACGTACCACACGGCCCGCATCTCCCTCGGCCGGACGCTCATGGAAGCGGGGAACCTGGTGGACGCCAAGCGCGCCTTCTCCGAGGTGCTCGACCTGCAGCCGGAAAACCACCTGGCGGGCAAGCTCCTGGCGGACGTGCAGAAGAAGACCTCCGATCGAGCCGGAGCCGCGGAGACCTACCGCACGATCCTGCGCTACTATCCGGGAGACCGCGAGGTCCAGGTCCTCCTGGCGGAGATGCTGGGCGGGCCGATAGCCGACACGGCGCAGCCCGCACGGGTCGGGCCGGCCGCCGTGCCGCCGGCGCCGCCCCGCGCGGCCCCGGCCCCCGCCGCGGCGGTGCCCGCGGCGTCGGGACCTTCTGCCCCGGCAGTTCGTGCCCCGGCGCCACCGGCGCCGGCGACTCCCCGCCCCGCCGATCCGGCGGTCGACTTCCAGGCCGGCGACCTGGACGGAGCGGGCCTCCTGGCAGGCGGGCTGACCGAGGGTCCATCCGGTCCGTGGGGAACGCCACCTGCCGGTCGAGCGGACGCTCCCGATAGCCCCGGCGATGGCGACGACGCCTTGCACACCAATACGCTCGCCGAGCTCTACCTGCGGCAGGGTCTCGTGGACAAGGCGGTCGAGGTCTACCGATCGATGCTGCGCGTGGATCCGGACAACCTGAAGGCGGCCCGCAGGCTGGCCGATCTCGAGTCGGCCGGCGCCGCGCCCGCGGTGTCCGCCGGTCTGCGAACGGCCCCCGCGATCGAGAGGCCGGAGCCCGTCGCGGCAAGCCGGACGAGCCCCGATCCCCCCGCGACGGCTCCGACCGGACCCGTCGCGAAGACGAAGGATCACAGGATTGACCGGCTCGAACGCTGGCTGGAGACGATGCGCTCCGGCACCGCCAGGGAGGCGAACTCTCGATGA